The DNA window GTTCCATGCCGCTCCTTCGCCGCCGCGTCCTCGTTCACCTTGCGCAAGGCCGCCAGCATCGTCGCCCGGTCGATCGGCAGTTCGCGTACGTCCGCGCCCGTCGCGTCGCGGATCGCGTTCGCTATCGCCGCCGCGACCGGAATGATCGGCGGCTCGCCGAGACCTTTCGCGCCCAGGTTGGTGAGGTTCGGGTCCGGAACATCCACCAGCTCGGCCACGATTTCCGGAACATCGGCGATCGTCGGCATCCGGTACGCGTCGAGTGTCCGCGTCAGCACGGTCCCGGTCGCCGCGTCGAGCACCTGACGTTCGGACAACGTGCCGCCAACGCCCTGGATGATCCCGCCCTCGATCTGCGACGACGCGCCGAGCGGGTTGATCACCCGGCCCACGTCGTGGATCGAGTACACCTTGTCCACCACGACCTGTCCGGTCTCGACGTCGACCGCGACCTCGACGACCTGGACACCGAAGGTGTGCACACCCATCCCCGCCGGGTTCGGCCCGCGGGCACCCTTGCCGAGAATTTGCGCGTTGCCGAGCAGGCTCAGCAGATCCGACAGCGGCCACGACTCGCCGTCGGTGGCGACGATCCGGCCGCCGGCAAGCCGCAAGGCCTCTGGCGTCCGCTCGTACCGCTGCGCCGCGATCTCGAGGATCTGTCGGGCCGCGTCGGCAGCGGCCGCACGAACCGCGGGACCCATCGATGGCGTGGTCGACGAACCTGCCGCGGCAACCGCGAACGGCCCGCGCGAGGTGTCGCCGAGCGACGTGTCGACCCGGTCGAGAGGCAGTCCGAGCTCCTCCGCGGCGATCTGCGCCATGACGGTCCTGCTACCGGTGCCGATGTCCTGCATGCCAGTGACGACCTGGGCCCGCCCGTCGGAGCCGATGCGGAGCCACGCGTACGCGGGCGGCCCGCCACCACCGCCCCAGATCTGGCTCGCCATCCCCACGCCGCGCTTCCACGGACCCTTGCTACTGGCCTTGACCGTCTCGCGCCGCGCCCAGTGCGTCTCGGCGCGGCGGTAGCACTCGAGCAGGTTTTTCGACGAGTACACCCGTCCAGCGGCGGGGTCGCTGTCGGTGTGGTTGCGCCGCCGCAGCTCGAGCGGGTCGATACCCAGCCGGGCAGCGAGCTCGTCAACGAGGCATTCCATGCCGAACGTTCCCTCGACGAAGCCCGGCGCGCGGAACGACTCCATAGGTGGGGTGTTGAGCCGCGTCGGGTACTCGACGGTGCGGACGTTCGGGCAGGCGTACAGCGTCTGCATCGGGCCGGCGGTGCTGGCGTGCCAGCCGCTCCACCCGATGCAGGCGATGTAGTCACCCTGCAACGCGGTGATCGTGCCGTCGAAGCGCGCACCGATCTTGAGCCGCTGGATGGTCGGGTTGCGGTTGCCGGAGGCGGTGGCCTCCTCGCGCCGGGTCAGCGCGCAGCGCACCGGACGCCCGGTACGGCGAGCCAGCTCGGCGGCGACGTAGGTGTAGTGGTGCGCGTTGTTCTTCGCGCCGAACCCGCCGCCCATGTACTCGCAGACGACGCGGACGTCGTCGCGTTCCATGCCCAACGTGCGCGCGACCTCGTTGCGTACACCCCAGATGTCCTGCGTGGAGATGTAGACGGTGAGCTGCGGGCCCTCCCAGACGCAGACCGCCTGGTGCGTCTCGAGCGCGTTGTGCACGACCGACTGGGTGCGGTACTCCGCCTCGATCACCACGTCCGCGTCGGCCAGCGCCTGGTCGACGTCGCCGCGTTCGTGCGTACGGGGCTCCTGCAGCAGCTGCCCACGACGTACGGCCTCGTCCGGATCGAGCAGCGGCTCGAGCACCTCCCACTCGACGTCGATCAGCTCCAGCGCCGCCTGCGCCTCAGCGAGCGAGTCCGCGGCGACGGCCGCGACCGGCGCGCCGTGGTAGCCCGCGAGCTCGTCGAGCTGAGCAGCCTCGCCCGGCCCGAGAGCGCCACGGACGCCGGGTGCCGAGAGCGCGCGGGACAGGTCGATGCGACGGACGCGTGCGTGCGCGTACGGCGACCGCAGCACCGCGGCCTGCAGCAGGCCGGCTGGGCGGAGGTCGCCGATGTAGCGGGCCTCGCCGCGGGCTCGGGCCGGGCCGGACTTGCGCGGGGCGGGCTGGCCGACGACGGAGAGCGGTCCGCCGGGCCACTGGTCGAGCGCGTCCTCCTCGACGACGAGCCAGATGGTCTCGTACCTGCCCTCGACCTCACGTTCGGTCTTGATCAGTCGCGCCATCTGGTGATCGCCTCCTCGATCTTCGGGTACGCGCCGCACCGGCAGATGTTGCCGGCCATCGCGTGCCGGATCTCCTCGCGGCTGGGCTCGGGCTTCTCGGCGACGAGTGCGGCCGCCGACACGATCTGCCCCGGTGTGCAGAAGCCGCACTGCAGGGCGTCGGCGGTGACGAACGCGTTGACGAGCGGATGGTCGCGAAGCCCCTCGATCGTGGTGATCTCGGCGCCGTCGAACTGATGAACGAGCGAGATGCAGGACAGCCGGGGCTTGCCGTCCGCGAGCACCGTGCAGGCTCCGCAGTGGCCTTCGCCGCAAGCGACCTTCGTCCCGGTCAGCCCGAGGTCGTCGCGCAGCACCTCGGCGAGCGTGCGCCCGATGGGCGCCCGCACGTCGACGCGCTGTCCGTTGATCCCGAGACGGACGGCTTCGGTCATCGATCACCTCTCGTGGGGAAGCGCATTCCCGAGGCCCCCGACCGCGCGCTCATGTCGGGTGCAGCCTATCCCGCAGTATGCCAACGTGCCGCCAGGTCGCCGGAGAGAACGCCGGGCGTCGAAACCGTCGGAATCCTCGCATTGCCGACGCACCAGGCCCACGTGGCCGGATTACGCCAGTGGCGGTAATGCGCCGCGCGACGATCTGGTCGGACCCACCTCGGATCCCTACTGTCAAAACGTGATTCGCCGCGTCACGGCCCTCGTTGCCCCTGCCCTGTTGGCAACGGCACTCGCCGTCCCCACGACCGCTTCAGCAGCGCCGCCCGTCACGGCCGAGCAGGCCGCACCGGCTCAGGCGAGGCAGGTGACGCTGCTCACCGGCGACCGGATCGCCTACCAGCGCGGGCCGGACGGCAGGGAGCGCGTCACGATCCAGCCGGCGCTTCGCGCGACCGGCCTCGCGCCGACGTTCGAGAGCCGGAGCGACGAGACGGGCTACTACGTCGTGCCCTCCGACGCCGCCGACGACGTCCGCGCCGACCGGCTCGACCAGGAGCTGTTCGACGTCCGCGAGCTCGCGAAGCTCCGGCCCGGCCCCACACCCGTGATCGTGACGTACGACGGCAAGCAAGCGCTCGCCAGGAACGCCGAGGCGCTGCCCGCGAGCACCGTCACCGCCGTCCTCCCCACCGTCTCCAGCGCCGCGATCAGCATCGACGACGCGACGGCGTTCTGGAACGCGTTCGCCCCCGAACGGCAGCGCAAGATCTGGTTCGACGCGCCCGTCCGCGCGAGCCTCGCCGAGAGCGTGCCGCAGGTCGGAGCACCAACGGTCTGGCAGGCCGGCTACGACGGCACCGGTGTGACGGTCGCCGTCCTCGACACCGGCATCGACCCGACCCACCCCGACCTCGCCGGCAAGATCGCGGCGAGCCAGAACTTCACCCCCGAGCCCAACGCCACCGACGGCAACGGCCACGGCACGCATGTCGCCGCCACCGCCGCGGGCCGGAAGGGTGTCGCGCCCGGCGCGGAGCTCGTCGTCGGCAAGGTCCTCAACAGCAACGGCTCCGGCGCGACCTCGTGGATCCTCGAAGGCATGGACTGGGCCGTCCGGTCCGGCGCGAGCGTGGTCAACATGAGCCTCGGCGGCGGGTTCTCCGACGGCACCGACCTGATGAGCGAGGCCGTGAACCGCCTCACCGCCGAGACCGGCGTGCTGTTCGTCCTCACCGCGGGCAATGCCGGACCCGGAGACTCCACGATCACCTCACCCGGCGCGGCGACGTCCGGCCTCACGGTCGGCGCGGTCGACAAGCAGGACCGGATCGCGAGCTTCTCCTCCCGCGGTCCGCGCCGCGGCGACGGCGCGGTGAAGCCGGAGATCACCGCACCCGGCGTCGGCATCGTCGCGGCACGCGCCGCCGGCACCGACCTCGGCGACCCGGTGGACGAGCACTACACGTCGCTGAACGGTACGTCGATGGCCGCGCCGCACGTCGCCGGTGCCGCCGCGCTGCTCGCGCAGGCGCACCCGACCTGGCGCGCGACCCAGCTGAAGTCCGCGCTCGTCGGGAGCGCGCATCCGATCGACACGACCGGCTTCGCCCAGGGCGCGGGCCGGCTCGACGTCGCCCGCGCGTATGCCCAGAACGTCGCCGCCGACCCCGCGTCGCTCGGCTTCGGTGCGTTCTCCTGGCCGCAGTCCGACGATGACCCGGTCACGCGCACCGTCACGTACCGCAACGACAAGCCAGCACCGATGACGCTCCAGCTGAACGTCGGCGCGAAGAACCTCGTCGGCGAGCCGG is part of the Tenggerimyces flavus genome and encodes:
- a CDS encoding xanthine dehydrogenase family protein molybdopterin-binding subunit, coding for MARLIKTEREVEGRYETIWLVVEEDALDQWPGGPLSVVGQPAPRKSGPARARGEARYIGDLRPAGLLQAAVLRSPYAHARVRRIDLSRALSAPGVRGALGPGEAAQLDELAGYHGAPVAAVAADSLAEAQAALELIDVEWEVLEPLLDPDEAVRRGQLLQEPRTHERGDVDQALADADVVIEAEYRTQSVVHNALETHQAVCVWEGPQLTVYISTQDIWGVRNEVARTLGMERDDVRVVCEYMGGGFGAKNNAHHYTYVAAELARRTGRPVRCALTRREEATASGNRNPTIQRLKIGARFDGTITALQGDYIACIGWSGWHASTAGPMQTLYACPNVRTVEYPTRLNTPPMESFRAPGFVEGTFGMECLVDELAARLGIDPLELRRRNHTDSDPAAGRVYSSKNLLECYRRAETHWARRETVKASSKGPWKRGVGMASQIWGGGGGPPAYAWLRIGSDGRAQVVTGMQDIGTGSRTVMAQIAAEELGLPLDRVDTSLGDTSRGPFAVAAAGSSTTPSMGPAVRAAAADAARQILEIAAQRYERTPEALRLAGGRIVATDGESWPLSDLLSLLGNAQILGKGARGPNPAGMGVHTFGVQVVEVAVDVETGQVVVDKVYSIHDVGRVINPLGASSQIEGGIIQGVGGTLSERQVLDAATGTVLTRTLDAYRMPTIADVPEIVAELVDVPDPNLTNLGAKGLGEPPIIPVAAAIANAIRDATGADVRELPIDRATMLAALRKVNEDAAAKERHGTAAAV
- a CDS encoding (2Fe-2S)-binding protein; this encodes MTEAVRLGINGQRVDVRAPIGRTLAEVLRDDLGLTGTKVACGEGHCGACTVLADGKPRLSCISLVHQFDGAEITTIEGLRDHPLVNAFVTADALQCGFCTPGQIVSAAALVAEKPEPSREEIRHAMAGNICRCGAYPKIEEAITRWRD